The Candidatus Eisenbacteria bacterium genome contains a region encoding:
- the nadC gene encoding carboxylating nicotinate-nucleotide diphosphorylase, whose product MLESVALPIVRWALSEDVGTGDITTLNTIKSGVGARASIMVKEDGVVAGLDVARLVFRELEPALRFEPQVRDGTFVKAGVAAARLFGPVGSILTGERTALNFLQHLSGIATLTRKFVERIHGTGAAILDTRKTTPGLRYLEKYAVKMGGGENHRFALWDMYLVKDNHIRAAGGLTAAIDRIQRTRQDVALEVEVESMAQLEEALRPEVDRILVDNRTVEEVRAAVAAVDAWCRIHPPDERMKRKGAKRWPELEVSGGLNLDTVRGYAETGVDFLSVGALTHSAPALNLSLEIEDVGVNA is encoded by the coding sequence ATGCTCGAATCCGTCGCCCTGCCGATCGTACGCTGGGCCCTGTCCGAGGACGTGGGCACCGGCGACATCACCACGCTGAACACCATCAAGTCGGGGGTCGGCGCTCGCGCGTCGATCATGGTCAAGGAAGACGGAGTGGTCGCGGGCCTCGACGTGGCGCGGCTGGTGTTCCGCGAACTCGAGCCTGCGCTGCGCTTCGAGCCGCAGGTCAGGGACGGCACGTTCGTGAAGGCGGGAGTCGCGGCCGCACGACTGTTCGGGCCCGTGGGCAGCATCCTTACCGGCGAGCGCACGGCGCTCAACTTCCTTCAGCACCTTTCGGGCATCGCGACGCTCACGCGCAAGTTCGTCGAGCGCATCCACGGCACCGGTGCCGCGATTCTGGACACTCGCAAGACGACACCCGGACTTCGCTACCTCGAGAAGTACGCGGTCAAGATGGGCGGCGGCGAGAACCACCGTTTCGCGCTGTGGGACATGTACCTGGTCAAGGACAACCACATCCGGGCGGCCGGCGGCCTGACCGCAGCGATCGATCGGATCCAGCGCACCCGTCAAGACGTGGCGCTCGAGGTCGAGGTCGAGTCGATGGCGCAACTCGAAGAGGCGCTGCGCCCCGAGGTCGATCGCATCCTGGTCGACAATCGTACCGTCGAAGAGGTGCGCGCCGCGGTCGCCGCGGTCGACGCGTGGTGCCGCATTCATCCGCCCGACGAACGCATGAAGCGCAAAGGCGCGAAGCGCTGGCCCGAGCTCGAGGTCTCCGGCGGATTGAACCTCGACACGGTGCGCGGCTATGCCGAGACCGGCGTCGACTTCCTGTCGGTCGGCGCGCTCACGCACTCGGCGCCGGCGCTCAACCTGAGCCTCGAGATCGAGGATGTGGGTGTGAACGCGTGA